In one Pseudodesulfovibrio tunisiensis genomic region, the following are encoded:
- a CDS encoding sigma-54 dependent transcriptional regulator, which yields MSAGTVLFIAEPQAVTGIFPTLKEAGLQAGLADTLNGAVNFVKKSRPLIIFCRPGLQGFDARNLLEQAKTMDDFPPVVVFARNGSSDEAVQFLEHGARDYWVEPLTWEKIRLVLPAEEPSRHPAPEPKPDHAAHHAPRPSAPSGRFQIIGHHQALLRVLALARQVARSKATVLISGDSGTGKEMFARYLHHNSDRADKPFVAINCAALPEHLLESELFGHEKGAFTGAISRKLGKFELADGGTILLDEITEMDLGLQAKLLRVLQESEFDRVGGVETVSVDVRVLATTNRDIEETVREKKFRQDLFYRLNVIPLKLPALRERGEDSVLLAEFFANKFCAAYGLGKLALSEEARQWLTNYDWPGNVRELQNLMERAVLLAGNGPIQPRHFLMGDEQWMPEDLTEVEQDQQMASQAQPPSSPSEALSVMPIHEMEKRLILKSLDETEGNRTRAAELLGISVRTLRNKLNEYKRQGMDV from the coding sequence ATGTCGGCAGGAACAGTGCTTTTCATCGCGGAGCCTCAGGCGGTCACCGGAATATTTCCCACTCTCAAGGAGGCGGGTCTTCAGGCCGGTCTGGCCGACACCCTGAACGGGGCCGTGAATTTCGTCAAGAAATCCAGACCGCTGATCATTTTCTGCCGCCCCGGACTGCAAGGGTTCGATGCCCGCAACCTGCTGGAGCAGGCCAAAACCATGGATGACTTTCCGCCCGTGGTCGTCTTTGCGCGCAACGGCTCGTCGGACGAGGCCGTGCAATTTCTGGAGCACGGCGCACGCGATTACTGGGTCGAGCCCCTGACATGGGAAAAGATCAGGCTGGTGCTGCCTGCCGAGGAACCATCCCGGCATCCGGCCCCGGAACCGAAACCGGATCACGCCGCGCACCATGCACCCAGACCGTCCGCACCGTCCGGCAGATTCCAGATCATCGGCCACCATCAGGCCCTGCTGCGCGTGCTGGCTCTGGCCCGGCAGGTGGCCCGTTCCAAGGCCACGGTCCTGATCTCCGGGGATTCCGGCACGGGCAAGGAGATGTTCGCCCGCTACCTGCACCACAATTCCGACCGCGCGGACAAGCCCTTCGTGGCCATCAACTGCGCGGCCCTGCCCGAACATCTGCTGGAATCCGAACTGTTCGGCCATGAAAAGGGCGCGTTCACCGGCGCCATTTCCCGCAAGCTCGGCAAGTTCGAACTGGCGGACGGCGGCACCATCCTGCTGGACGAAATCACGGAAATGGACCTCGGCCTTCAGGCCAAGCTGCTCCGCGTGCTTCAGGAATCGGAATTCGACCGCGTGGGCGGAGTGGAAACCGTGTCCGTGGACGTACGCGTGCTCGCCACCACGAACCGGGACATCGAGGAAACCGTCAGGGAAAAGAAATTCCGTCAGGATCTGTTCTACCGGCTGAACGTGATCCCGCTCAAGCTGCCTGCCCTGCGCGAACGCGGCGAGGACTCCGTGCTGCTGGCCGAATTCTTCGCCAACAAGTTCTGTGCGGCCTACGGCCTCGGCAAACTCGCGCTCTCCGAAGAGGCCAGACAATGGCTCACAAACTATGATTGGCCGGGCAATGTGCGCGAGCTCCAGAACCTCATGGAACGCGCCGTGCTGCTGGCCGGAAACGGCCCGATCCAGCCCCGGCATTTTCTCATGGGCGACGAGCAGTGGATGCCGGAAGACCTGACCGAAGTGGAACAGGACCAGCAGATGGCGTCTCAGGCGCAGCCGCCCTCCTCGCCGAGCGAAGCCCTGTCCGTCATGCCCATCCATGAAATGGAAAAACGGCTCATCCTCAAGAGCCTGGACGAAACCGAGGGCAATCGCACCCGGGCTGCCGAGCTTCTGGGCATCTCGGTCCGCACCCTGCGCAACAAGCTCAACGAGTACAAGAGACAGGGCATGGACGTATAG
- a CDS encoding TraR/DksA family transcriptional regulator, with protein sequence MTEAQKLTIRTHLLNGLHALSSDDMEEQTGFRLENCPDETDFATQLAQQGVNLAVTRRRMRRRIELEHALRRLRETDYGVCEECGEGIGLRRLMANPEARLCVSCQEDADAGFGRGT encoded by the coding sequence ATGACCGAGGCGCAGAAACTGACCATTCGGACCCATTTGCTGAACGGGCTGCATGCCCTTTCTTCGGATGACATGGAGGAGCAGACCGGATTCCGTCTGGAAAATTGTCCTGACGAGACGGATTTCGCCACCCAGCTTGCGCAGCAGGGCGTGAATCTGGCCGTGACCCGGCGCAGGATGCGCCGTCGCATCGAACTGGAGCATGCACTCAGACGGCTCCGGGAAACCGACTACGGCGTGTGCGAGGAATGCGGCGAAGGCATCGGGCTGCGTCGCCTCATGGCCAATCCCGAGGCACGGCTGTGCGTATCCTGTCAGGAGGATGCGGACGCCGGATTCGGGCGAGGCACATGA
- a CDS encoding DMT family transporter — protein sequence MKGFFVLLAMLGGALTAVQVGVNNVLRAGVGSPVLAAFISFLVGSVCLGAYCLAARIPIPSFPALSTLPAWAWTGGAMGGIFVASCIIVAPKLGVSSTMAWVIAAQLAMSLILDHFGVLGFPVRHISPARLAGIGMLMAGAFLVYKY from the coding sequence ATGAAAGGATTTTTTGTACTTCTCGCCATGCTCGGCGGCGCACTCACCGCCGTGCAGGTCGGCGTCAACAATGTCTTGCGGGCCGGAGTGGGCAGCCCGGTGCTGGCCGCCTTCATCTCCTTTCTCGTCGGGTCGGTCTGTCTTGGCGCATATTGCCTGGCGGCGCGAATTCCCATACCTTCATTCCCGGCCCTGTCGACCCTGCCCGCATGGGCATGGACCGGCGGAGCCATGGGCGGCATATTCGTGGCGAGCTGCATCATCGTGGCTCCCAAGCTCGGGGTCAGCTCCACCATGGCCTGGGTCATCGCGGCCCAGCTCGCCATGTCCCTGATCCTGGACCACTTCGGTGTGCTGGGATTCCCGGTGCGGCACATATCCCCTGCTCGTCTGGCCGGAATCGGCATGCTCATGGCCGGTGCCTTTCTGGTCTACAAATACTGA
- a CDS encoding 4-hydroxybenzoate octaprenyltransferase, translating to MRFSKDFAAVCRMIKIEHSVFALPFAFIGAFLAAGGWPGTWNLLVLTVAMVAVRSFAMAFNRLADLDIDRDNPRTQGRPLVTGELSRSFTMWFIAGTGVVFVAACALMNPLCLLLSPLALIWSGFYSYCKRFTMWCHFVLGSVLGLAPLAGWLCVDPAVTLPAVLLLCGVTFWVAGFDLLYACQDHEFDRKRGLHSIPARLGIAPALAISTFSHGVAAMFFLLAGWAASLGWVYFLVAGGVCLILLLEHLLVKADDMSRVNVAFFTMNGVIAVVLFFGVVLDLILTA from the coding sequence ATGAGATTTTCCAAGGATTTTGCGGCGGTCTGCCGAATGATAAAGATCGAGCACTCGGTGTTTGCCCTGCCTTTCGCCTTCATCGGCGCATTTCTGGCGGCCGGAGGCTGGCCCGGGACATGGAATCTGCTGGTCCTGACCGTGGCCATGGTCGCGGTACGCTCCTTTGCCATGGCCTTCAACAGACTGGCCGATCTGGACATCGACCGGGACAACCCGCGCACTCAGGGTCGCCCTCTGGTCACGGGAGAACTGTCCCGCTCCTTTACCATGTGGTTCATCGCAGGCACCGGCGTGGTGTTCGTGGCCGCGTGCGCGCTCATGAATCCCCTGTGCCTGCTCCTGTCACCCCTTGCCCTGATCTGGTCCGGATTCTACAGTTATTGCAAGCGGTTCACCATGTGGTGCCATTTCGTACTCGGCTCGGTGCTGGGCCTTGCCCCGCTCGCGGGCTGGCTGTGCGTGGACCCGGCTGTCACGCTCCCGGCCGTGCTGCTCCTGTGCGGCGTGACCTTCTGGGTGGCGGGCTTCGACCTGCTCTACGCCTGTCAGGACCATGAATTCGACCGCAAGCGCGGCCTGCATTCCATCCCGGCCCGGCTGGGCATTGCCCCGGCTCTGGCCATTTCCACGTTCAGCCACGGCGTGGCCGCCATGTTCTTCCTGCTGGCCGGCTGGGCCGCCTCTCTGGGCTGGGTCTATTTTCTGGTGGCAGGCGGCGTGTGCCTGATCCTTCTGCTGGAGCACCTGCTGGTCAAGGCCGACGACATGAGCCGCGTGAACGTGGCCTTCTTCACCATGAACGGAGTCATTGCCGTGGTCCTGTTCTTCGGTGTGGTCCTTGATCTGATCCTGACAGCCTGA
- a CDS encoding mechanosensitive ion channel family protein — protein MSESATQTLTQLVTDFAKSAREALISWDSLFQISAALLAAMLAWVLWRAMRGKLETWVDGWSGQAFMHQLFATLAGVVFPAFAVITLRVSAEAMLASGLAHNLLMGLSDLCVAWVVIRVVSGLVPNRSLARGVGLVVWILAALHVMGLLEPLSGFLDGLSITLGETRISVLAVCKAALLAIILFQGAGLCSNFAEQRLATSRTISPSFRVLLSKGLKISLYAAALFIALSSVGIDLSSLAFFSGAIGVGIGFGLKTVFSNLVSGVILLMDRSIKPGDTIEVGGVFGVVRGMHSRYCSVLTRDGKEYLVPNEHLIANEVVNWSYSDTSIRIKIPVGVAYDSNVKLALKLLVEATEGIPRILTNPGPAARFVGLGDNSVDLQLRIWIGDPENGVANVRSAVLERIWDLFAEHDIEFPFPQRDVLLKPDSRLRVVLDKDD, from the coding sequence ATGTCCGAATCCGCAACCCAGACATTGACGCAACTTGTCACCGACTTCGCGAAGTCCGCCCGGGAAGCCCTGATTTCCTGGGACAGTCTTTTCCAGATCAGTGCAGCCCTGCTCGCGGCCATGCTGGCGTGGGTGCTGTGGCGCGCCATGCGAGGCAAACTGGAAACCTGGGTGGACGGCTGGTCGGGACAGGCCTTCATGCATCAGCTCTTTGCCACGCTGGCCGGGGTGGTATTTCCGGCTTTCGCGGTAATCACCCTGCGCGTGTCGGCCGAGGCCATGCTGGCTTCGGGACTGGCCCACAATCTGCTCATGGGATTGTCCGACCTGTGCGTGGCATGGGTGGTGATCCGCGTGGTCAGCGGACTGGTACCCAACCGTTCCCTTGCCCGAGGCGTGGGACTGGTGGTCTGGATACTGGCCGCACTGCACGTCATGGGCCTGCTCGAACCGCTCTCCGGATTTCTGGACGGCCTGTCCATCACCCTCGGCGAAACCCGCATATCCGTACTCGCGGTGTGCAAGGCCGCGCTGCTGGCGATCATTCTGTTTCAGGGGGCCGGACTCTGCTCCAACTTTGCGGAACAGCGACTGGCAACCTCCCGCACCATTTCCCCGTCTTTCCGGGTTCTGCTCTCCAAGGGATTGAAGATATCCCTGTATGCAGCGGCCCTGTTCATCGCCCTGAGCAGCGTGGGCATCGACCTGAGCAGTCTGGCATTCTTCAGCGGCGCCATCGGCGTGGGCATCGGCTTCGGGCTCAAGACCGTGTTCTCGAATCTGGTCTCGGGCGTGATCCTGCTCATGGACCGATCCATCAAACCGGGCGACACCATCGAGGTGGGTGGCGTGTTCGGCGTGGTCCGAGGCATGCATTCCCGCTATTGCTCGGTCCTGACTCGGGACGGCAAGGAATATCTGGTGCCGAACGAGCATCTCATTGCCAACGAGGTGGTGAACTGGTCCTATTCCGACACCAGCATCCGCATCAAGATTCCGGTAGGCGTAGCCTACGATTCGAATGTGAAGCTGGCACTGAAACTGCTGGTGGAGGCCACGGAAGGCATTCCGCGCATACTGACCAACCCGGGACCGGCCGCCCGATTCGTGGGGCTGGGCGACAATTCCGTGGACCTCCAGCTCCGCATCTGGATCGGCGACCCGGAAAACGGGGTGGCCAACGTGCGCAGCGCGGTTCTGGAACGCATCTGGGACCTGTTTGCGGAACACGACATCGAATTTCCGTTCCCCCAGCGCGATGTGCTGCTCAAGCCGGATTCCCGCCTACGCGTGGTTCTGGACAAGGACGACTAA
- the phoU gene encoding phosphate signaling complex protein PhoU, protein MEQRQHFTKKLEELKVKVLRMAALSETAVHKAVKAFLENDSDLAEDVIQNDTVINDMEDELDAFNLELLALDQPMAVDLRTIIGAMRITVNLERMGDEAVNLAHRAMFLSARPPLPHDPRMEELAETAKRMLSDAFKAYIDDDVALAQQVCRMDDRADSLNYAILKQSIQGMVSETRIVERGVHAIIGARHLERIADLATNVSETVAFIVEGVNLKHRCKE, encoded by the coding sequence ATGGAACAGAGACAGCATTTCACGAAAAAGCTCGAAGAGCTGAAGGTAAAGGTCCTGCGCATGGCCGCGCTGTCCGAAACGGCAGTGCACAAGGCCGTGAAGGCGTTTCTGGAGAATGACTCGGATCTGGCCGAGGACGTCATTCAGAACGATACCGTAATCAATGACATGGAAGACGAGCTGGACGCCTTCAATCTGGAGCTTCTGGCACTGGATCAGCCCATGGCCGTGGACCTGCGCACCATCATCGGCGCCATGCGCATCACCGTGAATCTGGAACGCATGGGCGACGAGGCCGTGAATCTGGCGCATCGGGCCATGTTTCTGAGCGCGCGTCCGCCCCTGCCGCACGATCCCCGGATGGAGGAACTGGCCGAAACCGCCAAGCGCATGCTTTCCGACGCGTTCAAGGCCTACATCGACGACGACGTGGCCCTGGCACAGCAGGTCTGCCGCATGGATGATCGGGCCGACAGTCTGAATTACGCCATTCTCAAGCAGTCCATTCAGGGCATGGTGTCCGAAACCCGCATAGTGGAGCGCGGAGTGCACGCCATCATCGGCGCACGTCATCTGGAGCGCATTGCGGATTTGGCGACCAACGTATCCGAGACCGTGGCTTTCATCGTGGAAGGGGTCAATCTCAAGCATCGCTGCAAGGAGTAG
- the pstB gene encoding phosphate ABC transporter ATP-binding protein PstB: MGNTVKVASAGLDFHYGDFKALEDINLEFEANRVTALIGPSGCGKSTYLRCINRMNDLIPGTRVDGRMELDGEDIYAPGLDVVSLRRRVGMVFQKPNPFPKTVFENVAYGLRVNGIKDREFIGQRVEESLKGAALWDEVRDRLHKSALGLSGGQQQRLCIARALAVEPEVLLMDEPASALDPIATQKIEDLIHELKKSFTIIIVTHSMQQAARVSDRTAFFFMGRLIEVDRTRAMFTKPKNKQTEDYITGRFG, encoded by the coding sequence ATGGGCAACACCGTGAAGGTGGCTTCCGCCGGACTGGATTTCCATTATGGGGATTTCAAGGCGCTGGAAGACATCAATCTCGAATTCGAGGCGAACAGGGTCACCGCACTCATCGGCCCTTCCGGGTGCGGCAAGTCCACCTATCTTCGCTGCATCAACCGCATGAACGACCTGATTCCGGGAACGCGCGTCGACGGCCGCATGGAACTGGATGGCGAGGACATCTATGCTCCCGGGCTGGACGTGGTTTCCCTGCGTCGGCGCGTCGGCATGGTCTTCCAGAAACCCAATCCCTTTCCCAAGACCGTGTTCGAGAACGTGGCCTATGGCCTGCGCGTGAACGGCATCAAGGACCGGGAGTTCATCGGGCAGCGCGTGGAGGAGAGCCTCAAGGGCGCGGCCCTGTGGGACGAAGTCAGGGATCGGCTGCACAAGTCGGCTCTGGGACTGTCCGGCGGCCAGCAGCAGCGGCTCTGCATTGCGCGCGCTCTGGCCGTGGAGCCGGAAGTCCTGCTCATGGACGAGCCTGCATCGGCGCTGGATCCCATTGCCACGCAGAAGATCGAGGACCTGATCCACGAGCTCAAGAAGAGTTTCACCATCATCATCGTGACCCACTCCATGCAGCAGGCCGCGCGCGTGTCCGACCGCACCGCGTTCTTCTTCATGGGCAGGCTCATCGAGGTGGACAGGACCAGGGCCATGTTCACCAAGCCGAAGAACAAGCAGACCGAGGACTACATTACCGGCAGGTTCGGCTAG
- a CDS encoding AMIN domain-containing protein, whose amino-acid sequence MAGVLIAAMVMAVLCLWPGPAWCARDLPGVVRMPVDPTVLPPSRPEMPVAPQGTTVEVKAEGDGENEAKSLTATPGSVSEENLVPEEGAASPTAPDRTSASEAEPAPADSSAPLATPAPSPAVPAVKSDQPAKPASAPTAVPSLKVAEKPAPMPGIGVVTDVSLTSGNNGFVLKIVTDREIGDVSYFTLSGPARFVFDLRGKWTLRHRNVLRRNAGPVRHVVAGEHPDRLRFVVHLRTAPKARIKPEIENTGNSLGIVVRSDAF is encoded by the coding sequence ATGGCTGGGGTTCTGATTGCCGCAATGGTCATGGCGGTTCTGTGCCTGTGGCCCGGCCCGGCATGGTGCGCCCGCGATCTGCCCGGCGTGGTGCGCATGCCCGTGGACCCCACTGTGCTGCCTCCGTCCCGGCCGGAAATGCCGGTTGCGCCCCAAGGAACCACCGTCGAGGTCAAGGCCGAGGGCGATGGGGAGAACGAGGCGAAGTCTCTGACCGCCACGCCCGGCAGCGTGTCCGAGGAAAATCTTGTGCCCGAGGAGGGAGCCGCTTCGCCAACGGCACCGGACAGGACTTCCGCTTCGGAAGCCGAACCAGCGCCTGCGGATTCCTCCGCGCCCCTGGCAACGCCAGCGCCTTCCCCCGCTGTTCCTGCAGTCAAATCCGATCAGCCAGCCAAACCCGCCAGTGCCCCGACAGCCGTGCCATCGCTCAAGGTTGCGGAAAAGCCCGCGCCCATGCCCGGCATCGGCGTGGTGACCGATGTGTCCCTGACCTCGGGCAACAACGGATTCGTCCTGAAAATCGTCACGGATCGAGAGATCGGGGACGTGTCCTACTTCACCCTGTCCGGTCCGGCCCGGTTCGTGTTCGACCTGCGCGGCAAATGGACGCTCCGGCATCGGAACGTGCTGCGCCGCAATGCGGGCCCGGTCCGCCATGTCGTGGCCGGAGAACATCCGGACAGACTTCGTTTCGTGGTGCATCTGCGCACTGCGCCCAAGGCACGGATCAAGCCGGAAATCGAAAATACCGGAAACTCTCTCGGGATCGTGGTACGGTCGGACGCGTTCTGA
- the folD gene encoding bifunctional methylenetetrahydrofolate dehydrogenase/methenyltetrahydrofolate cyclohydrolase FolD — protein MILLDGKETAKQIRSEIREEVDSLQARFGREPGLAVVLVGEDPASQVYVRNKERACADCGIRSIPHRLASASQHELEGLIQELNRDVSVDGILVQLPLPAGLDSQKILDLIDPNKDVDGFHPVNVGKLSLGLPGFRPCTPAGVINLLRRYDLDPACKKAVVIGRSNIVGKPLAMMLSQSGPCANATVTLCHSRTADLKAECLEADFVFAAVGAPRFVTADMVKEGAVVVDVGINRTDEGLVGDVDFEGLKDKVHAMTPVPGGVGPMTIAQLMVNTLEAFKLHVGV, from the coding sequence ATGATTCTTCTCGATGGCAAGGAAACCGCCAAACAGATCCGGTCCGAAATCCGGGAAGAGGTGGACTCGCTCCAGGCCCGATTCGGCCGCGAGCCGGGTCTTGCCGTGGTTCTCGTGGGCGAGGACCCGGCTTCCCAGGTGTATGTGCGCAACAAGGAACGGGCGTGCGCCGACTGCGGCATCCGCTCCATTCCGCACAGGCTGGCATCCGCTTCCCAGCACGAGTTGGAAGGCCTGATTCAGGAACTCAACCGGGATGTTTCCGTGGATGGCATTCTGGTGCAGCTGCCCCTGCCCGCCGGGCTGGACAGCCAGAAGATTCTCGACCTGATCGACCCGAACAAGGACGTGGACGGGTTTCACCCGGTCAACGTGGGCAAGCTCTCCCTTGGTCTGCCCGGGTTCCGACCCTGCACCCCGGCCGGCGTGATCAACCTGCTCCGTCGCTACGACCTTGATCCGGCCTGCAAGAAGGCCGTTGTCATCGGTCGTTCCAACATCGTGGGCAAGCCGCTTGCCATGATGCTTTCCCAGTCCGGCCCCTGCGCCAACGCCACTGTGACCCTGTGCCATTCCCGCACTGCGGACCTCAAGGCCGAATGTCTGGAAGCGGATTTCGTGTTCGCTGCCGTGGGTGCGCCCAGGTTCGTGACTGCGGACATGGTCAAGGAAGGTGCGGTCGTGGTGGACGTGGGCATCAACCGCACGGACGAAGGGCTTGTGGGCGACGTGGATTTCGAGGGCCTCAAGGACAAGGTCCATGCCATGACCCCGGTTCCGGGCGGCGTCGGTCCCATGACCATTGCCCAGCTCATGGTCAACACGCTGGAGGCGTTCAAGCTGCACGTCGGCGTGTAA
- a CDS encoding methyltransferase domain-containing protein, producing the protein MQITADCLAAIRFELFWRSHHVAHTDAMYAPNVNFQGDILPLNLKSRLLALGPGDGVEMQLDASEVPQFSESRIHDMPLYKFRSAIVDGRRIKPRIGRYYPQTLLQDVPGAHPSNTLPFRVVGRTKASLKADLNHPMAGREVTLRARVLEVRERGSEPGGMLHNWTNVLLDGPGMQARLEDTPTDFLGSDPFHREDESPDAEFFSKPRLVPHLDRQARENIVWLYDRLLADGMDVLDLMAGHISHLPDALRPGSVTGLGMNQEEMRRNSRLDRNVVHDLNADPTLPFADNSFDALVCTSSVEYLIQPFEVFADAARVLRPGGVFVLTFSHRWFQPKVIRIWAELHEFERMGLVCQYFKRSGAYRDLETWSERGWPRPFDERDRYYPALQDSDPVFAVWGRVGE; encoded by the coding sequence ATGCAGATTACTGCCGATTGTCTGGCCGCCATCCGGTTCGAATTGTTCTGGCGCAGCCACCATGTTGCGCATACGGACGCGATGTACGCGCCGAACGTGAATTTTCAGGGCGACATCCTGCCCCTGAACCTCAAAAGTCGTCTGCTGGCCCTCGGGCCCGGGGATGGCGTGGAAATGCAACTGGATGCATCCGAGGTGCCACAGTTTTCCGAAAGCCGGATTCATGACATGCCGCTGTACAAGTTCCGGTCCGCAATCGTGGACGGTCGCCGGATCAAGCCGCGCATCGGACGCTATTATCCCCAGACCCTGCTCCAGGACGTGCCGGGTGCGCACCCCTCGAACACCTTGCCCTTTCGCGTGGTGGGCAGGACCAAGGCCAGTCTCAAGGCCGACCTGAACCATCCCATGGCCGGGCGTGAGGTGACGTTGCGCGCGCGGGTCTTGGAAGTGCGCGAACGCGGCTCCGAGCCAGGCGGCATGCTGCACAACTGGACAAACGTGCTGCTGGACGGCCCGGGCATGCAGGCGCGGCTCGAGGACACGCCCACGGATTTTCTCGGGTCCGATCCGTTTCATCGCGAGGACGAGTCCCCGGATGCGGAATTCTTTTCCAAACCCCGGCTCGTGCCGCATCTGGACAGGCAGGCCCGGGAAAACATTGTCTGGCTGTACGACAGGCTGCTGGCTGACGGCATGGACGTGCTCGACCTCATGGCCGGGCATATCTCCCATCTGCCGGACGCACTTCGACCCGGTTCCGTGACCGGGCTCGGCATGAATCAGGAGGAAATGCGGCGCAACTCGCGTTTGGATCGGAACGTGGTCCACGATCTGAACGCGGACCCGACCCTGCCCTTTGCGGACAACAGCTTCGACGCGCTGGTGTGCACCTCGTCCGTGGAGTACCTGATCCAGCCGTTCGAGGTCTTTGCGGACGCGGCACGGGTACTTCGGCCCGGCGGCGTGTTTGTCCTGACGTTTTCCCATCGCTGGTTCCAGCCCAAGGTCATCCGCATCTGGGCCGAACTGCACGAGTTCGAGCGCATGGGGCTGGTCTGCCAGTACTTCAAGCGGTCCGGGGCGTATCGTGATCTGGAGACATGGTCCGAACGCGGCTGGCCTCGTCCGTTTGACGAGCGGGACCGCTACTATCCCGCCTTGCAGGACTCGGACCCGGTGTTCGCGGTCTGGGGCAGAGTGGGGGAATAG
- a CDS encoding M48 family metallopeptidase, with product MKSDSDFGLPLTIAEHPRARRVLIKLVPGKGLRVVVPRGFDRSLIPGILEEKREWIERTRRNMEERGVDLSGALPEFPERIEFRAVGREYEVGRVERSGTVHVRESANRILVSAPGPDDVAALDALKRFTARKAREQFVPWLSEVGRELGLEHSAVRIRFQKTRWGSCSAQGTISLNARLLFLPPHLVDQLFVHELCHLRHLDHSQAFWKTVAGFRPGFRENEAALNAAGRLVPLWAA from the coding sequence GTGAAGAGTGATTCGGATTTCGGTCTGCCTCTGACCATTGCCGAACATCCCCGGGCAAGGCGCGTGCTGATCAAGCTGGTGCCGGGCAAGGGATTGCGCGTGGTCGTGCCCAGGGGATTCGATCGTTCCCTGATCCCGGGCATTCTCGAAGAGAAACGGGAGTGGATCGAGCGCACGCGCCGGAACATGGAGGAGCGCGGCGTGGACCTGTCCGGCGCACTGCCCGAATTCCCGGAGCGCATCGAGTTTCGCGCCGTGGGTCGGGAATACGAGGTGGGCCGGGTGGAGCGGTCCGGGACCGTGCACGTGCGGGAGAGCGCGAACCGGATTCTGGTGTCCGCGCCGGGACCGGATGATGTTGCCGCCCTTGATGCATTGAAACGGTTCACGGCCCGAAAGGCGCGCGAGCAGTTCGTGCCCTGGCTGTCCGAGGTGGGCCGGGAACTCGGACTGGAGCATTCCGCAGTGCGCATCCGGTTCCAGAAGACGCGCTGGGGAAGCTGTTCCGCGCAGGGCACCATCAGCCTGAACGCCCGCCTGCTCTTTCTTCCGCCCCATCTGGTGGACCAGCTTTTCGTTCACGAGTTGTGTCATCTCAGGCATCTCGATCATTCACAGGCCTTCTGGAAGACCGTGGCCGGGTTTCGTCCCGGATTCCGGGAAAACGAGGCTGCCCTGAATGCCGCCGGGCGTCTGGTGCCGCTCTGGGCCGCGTGA
- a CDS encoding DUF523 domain-containing protein yields MDTSKKIIVSACLAGEPCRYDGQSVPFEPAVELVRQGRALLVCPEQLGGLPTPRTPAEIVDGRVLDRDGNDVTHAFELGARKALDLAREAGCEEALLKSRSPSCGPDTVYDGTFSGRLIPGEGMFAALLRKNGVMVRAETCEE; encoded by the coding sequence ATGGATACATCGAAGAAAATAATCGTGAGCGCCTGCCTTGCGGGCGAGCCGTGCCGCTATGATGGCCAGTCCGTCCCCTTTGAACCCGCCGTGGAACTGGTTCGGCAGGGCCGGGCTCTGCTCGTGTGCCCGGAACAGCTCGGGGGGCTGCCCACGCCCAGAACTCCGGCCGAGATCGTTGACGGCCGTGTTCTGGACCGGGACGGCAATGACGTGACCCATGCGTTCGAACTGGGCGCGCGCAAGGCGCTGGACCTTGCCCGGGAAGCCGGATGCGAGGAAGCCCTGCTCAAGTCGCGTTCCCCTTCCTGCGGGCCGGACACCGTGTATGACGGCACGTTTTCCGGCAGACTGATTCCGGGCGAGGGCATGTTTGCTGCCCTGCTTCGGAAGAACGGCGTCATGGTGCGGGCCGAGACCTGTGAAGAGTGA